The following are encoded in a window of Nomia melanderi isolate GNS246 chromosome 6, iyNomMela1, whole genome shotgun sequence genomic DNA:
- the LOC116428181 gene encoding putative inactive tyrosine-protein kinase Wsck: MIHLLLLFHLCTYVLNQKYEGCFRSSISDPDLPTLILNHASVPAECIKECRLRYYMFAGLMNGQQCFCGSNYGRRGMSTSCTLSCTADPNNYCGSQEAMSIYSTGQKGPSPPRRVQIIHSRPTSLEITWEPPDIFNGNITFYALRAVVLETHATNLLPTVKSQVQGEASNSTSLQGLQPGTKYNVSIIAKNIQGSSESAYVSGWTLIGPPNKPIAPKVIEQTSTTITILLSEGSSEYGPISTYQVFVVQSGIIPPSGPNITYYNYEKSMEQGLGYYVTGEFIASEFYKYEKFIIGDGKMIGGYYNAPLNTQPIPQLGLAVISRFQREMQVAYSDLFTNVKRYSINENNEMDATTIVLCVAIGILGALLIASVILYFTLRQRHEKFRMTKLPEQQELTLQGPLYEVDNIAYIPDDVPERVNYYQELKNKVWTIPQDVLTVNDIIIRRGRFGTVHTGTVDKDGKSSTVAIHNIADKLLKTSDKRSMLRELDICIRASPMKYLADLIGTCETQDTLYVVLELPLQTLKHRLLSARSGNIFPVNQMLSIAAKIASALQHLENCKIVHDHLCARSVGICNDWTPKLIGHGISKYALEDVKYIRWTAIENFANKKKHVSSVVWAFGVLLWEMLSMGGTPYSNFTLDSEVEEAVEQGVRLPQLIDTPDPLYEVMLSCWHFDIQERPTFSELTRLDTLSICPITSITESYIPELELN, from the exons atgataCACTTGTTGTTACTTTTTCATTTGTGTACGTACGTACTTAATCAAAAATATGAGGGTTGTTTTCGAAGTTCTATATCAGATCCTGATTTACCAACCCTTATATTGAATCATGCTAGCGTACCAGCGGAATGTAtcaaagaatgtcgtttacGTTATTATAT GTTTGCAGGACTAATGAATGGTCAACAATGTTTTTGTGGCAGTAATTATGGAAGGAGAGGTATGTCCACCTCTTGTACCCTTTCTTGTACTGCTGATCCAAATAATTATTGTGGTAGTCAAGAAGCAATGAGCATATATTCTACAGGACAAAaag gtCCCAGTCCACCAAGAAGGGTACAGATAATTCACAGTAGACCTACTAGTTTAGAAATTACATGGGAACCACctgatatttttaatggaaacattACTTTTTATGCTTTAAGAGCAGTAGTTCTCGAAACACATGCTACTAATTTGTTACCTACTGTGAAAAGTCAAGTACAAGGTGAAGCTTCGAACAGTACTAGTTTACAAGGCTTACAGCCAGGAACCAAATACAATGTATCTATCATTGCTAAAAACATCCAAGGAAGTAGTGAATCTGCTTATGTTTCAGGGTGGACATTAATAGGTCCACCTAATAAACCAATTGCACCAAAAGTGATAGAACAAACAAGTACTACCATAACTATTTTACTCTCAGAAGGAAGTAGTGAATATGGACCCATTAGCACATATCAAGTATTTGTCGTTCAATCTGGCATAATACCTCCATCAGGGCCCAATATTACAtactataattatgaaaaatcaaTGGAGCAGGGTTTAGGATATTATGTCACAGGAGaatttatagcttctgaattttataaatatgagaAGTTTATAATTGGTGATGGTAAAATGATTGGAGGATATTACAATGCACCTTTAAATACTCAACCAATTCCACAGTTAGGTCTAGCAGTAATTTCTAGATTTCAGAGGGAAATGCAAGTCGCTTATTCAGACTTATTTACCAATGTAAAAAGATAcagtataaatgaaaataatgaaatggatGCCACAACAATTGTTCTGTGTGTTGCAATTGGCATTTTAGGAGCGTTATTAATAGCttcagtaatattatattttactttacgaCAACGCCATGAAAAGTTTCGTATGACAAAACTTCCAGAACAACAAGAACTTACATTACAAGGACCACTGTATGAAGTTGACAATATAGCGTACATTCCAGATGATGTAcctgaaagggttaattattaccAAGAACTAAAAAATAAGGTATGGACTATACCACAAGATGTATTAACAGTTAATGACATTATAATACGTAGAGGAAGATTTGGAACTGTTCATACAGGTACAGTTGATAAAGATGGTAAATCATCTACTGTAGCAATTCATAATATAGCagacaaattattaaaaacatctgACAAAAGAAGCATGTTAAGAGAATTAGATATATGTATCAGAGCTTCTCCAATGAAATATCTTGCAGATCTTATAGGAACTTGTGAAACGCAAGATACTTTGTATGTTGTACTGGAATTACCACTTCAGACTCTGAAACACCGATTGTTAAGTGCAAGATCTGGTAATATATTTCCAGTTAATCAGATGTTATCTATCGCAGCTAAGATAGCATCTGCTTTGCAACatcttgaaaattgtaaaattgtgcATGATCATTTATGTGCACGCAGTGTAGGTATTTGCAATGATTGGACACCTAAATTAATAGGCCATGGTATTTCTAAATATGCATTAGAAGATGTGAAGTACATACGATGGACAGCTATTGAGAATTTTGCTAATAAGAAGAAACATGTATCAAGTGTAGTTTGGGCATTTGGTGTGCTTTTATGGGAAATGCTAAGCATGGGTGGCACACCATATTCTAATTTTACACTTGACAGTGAAGTAGAGGAAGCGGTTGAACAAGGTGTTAGATTACCACAATTAATAGATACTCCTGATCCACTTTATGAAGTTATGTTATCTTGCTGGCACTTTGACATTCAAGAAAGACCAACATTTTCAGAACTTACAAgattg gacACTTTAAGTATCTGTCCCATCACATCAATTACAGAATCATATATCCCAGAATTAGAATTAAACTAA